The proteins below are encoded in one region of Ammoniphilus sp. CFH 90114:
- a CDS encoding YhcN/YlaJ family sporulation lipoprotein, translated as MPRIVYVFLSVIMAASIAGCGKDKEQAKGGDEKKAKTQNEQQAQTTVRGAGEERVRTFNHSASLKMQEMIEEVPEVSEPVIVVFGKEALMGYKVKPNVDPLEAQMKLEQKMKEQMPNYRLQASSDPEWYERVAILHRDSIESEGKTIKNLEKDFKMLRDRK; from the coding sequence ATGCCAAGAATCGTTTATGTTTTTTTGTCTGTGATCATGGCTGCTTCCATCGCAGGCTGTGGCAAAGATAAGGAACAAGCAAAAGGCGGAGATGAGAAAAAGGCTAAAACTCAAAATGAGCAACAAGCTCAAACGACCGTGCGAGGTGCTGGAGAGGAAAGGGTGAGGACCTTCAACCATTCGGCTTCTCTCAAGATGCAAGAAATGATTGAAGAAGTGCCTGAAGTAAGTGAACCGGTTATCGTCGTATTCGGAAAGGAAGCGCTAATGGGCTATAAAGTAAAACCGAATGTGGACCCATTAGAAGCTCAGATGAAGCTAGAACAGAAGATGAAAGAACAAATGCCGAATTATCGCTTGCAGGCGAGCTCCGACCCGGAATGGTATGAACGAGTCGCTATCCTCCACCGAGATAGTATCGAATCGGAAGGTAAAACGATTAAGAATCTAGAAAAAGACTTTAAAATGCTGCGTGATCGTAAGTAA
- a CDS encoding cell wall hydrolase, whose product MAVIKAREEDVKLLARLMRAEAEGEGEQGMLMVGNVSVNRVRSACLDFKDIRTIPQMVYQKPGGYEAVDKPYFYQKARDSELRLARRLIKGERLHPAEFSLWFFKPTGACPPQWWNQWNVGRYKSHCFYKPTGQDCPDVYNAY is encoded by the coding sequence ATGGCGGTGATTAAAGCCCGAGAAGAGGACGTAAAGTTATTAGCTAGGTTGATGAGGGCCGAGGCCGAAGGAGAAGGCGAACAAGGGATGCTCATGGTGGGCAACGTCAGTGTGAACCGGGTTCGCAGTGCCTGTCTTGACTTTAAAGATATTCGGACCATCCCGCAGATGGTCTATCAGAAGCCAGGTGGCTATGAAGCAGTGGATAAACCTTACTTCTACCAAAAAGCCCGCGACAGTGAACTACGACTCGCCCGCCGACTTATTAAGGGAGAAAGATTGCATCCCGCTGAATTTAGCTTATGGTTCTTCAAACCGACAGGGGCATGTCCGCCACAATGGTGGAACCAATGGAATGTTGGTCGATACAAATCGCATTGTTTCTATAAGCCAACCGGCCAAGATTGTCCAGACGTTTATAATGCATATTAA
- the gerQ gene encoding spore coat protein GerQ → MQEFNSEEYTNSRQTAVSPHGMYGYGTGMPKPTPMPMPFPQQPMLPTQQAFGFPGQPFAPTPVFPPQAAGAMIPGTMAAPTAPTIPGMLPLEQSYIENILRLNRGKVGTFYFTYENNNQWNAKVYRGVIEAAGRDHIILSDPQTGARYLLLMVNFDYATFDSELNYEYPFGGGTYGGVSPVPTTATPR, encoded by the coding sequence ATGCAGGAGTTTAATAGCGAAGAGTACACAAATAGCCGTCAAACGGCAGTAAGTCCACATGGAATGTATGGATACGGAACAGGAATGCCTAAGCCTACACCTATGCCTATGCCGTTTCCTCAGCAACCTATGCTTCCTACCCAACAAGCGTTTGGCTTTCCTGGTCAACCTTTCGCACCCACACCGGTTTTTCCACCACAAGCTGCCGGTGCTATGATTCCAGGAACCATGGCTGCTCCTACGGCGCCTACAATCCCTGGTATGCTTCCATTAGAGCAATCCTATATCGAGAACATTCTTAGACTTAACCGTGGCAAGGTAGGAACCTTCTATTTTACCTATGAGAATAACAACCAATGGAATGCCAAGGTATACCGCGGTGTGATTGAAGCTGCTGGACGTGACCATATTATTCTAAGTGACCCTCAGACCGGAGCAAGATATCTGCTTCTTATGGTGAATTTCGACTACGCTACCTTCGACAGTGAACTCAACTATGAATATCCTTTCGGCGGCGGTACGTATGGTGGGGTTAGTCCTGTTCCTACAACGGCTACACCTAGATAA
- a CDS encoding triacylglycerol lipase has product MAYDSNKPYKVVSRHDDCRNWSWTERIQGQQSCLIQEKFISSTEGKDPEIVQYFGTSTPHSRDVLLHHLAADQPSLENPVLLVHGASHDANVAWAEGFTKQKGLLYALHTAGRSVFAVTFAHPHGDNMLQAIQLSNVVKRIQELSQSDRLDLVAHSKGGIVALSYLAGMGASFDAAVEGQIEKVILLGTPNRGMDYPFRHLLPNWWVKSTQTSAPLAVDSMLWFGQYINTTPHSIYREGGAFPGLSQLLYRWDDRYPIQLTAQTLYHGGQNWLIHSRGIETAIEEGGNYMEKLLQSPIDRDIELHMLAGGHPLIKGYCTEWDGPSDGLVFVESALYSEGIVRTQDQVKRKTVLPLGHLDLLYHDTAHEWVLEGLVH; this is encoded by the coding sequence ATGGCTTACGATTCGAATAAACCCTATAAGGTTGTCTCAAGACATGACGATTGCCGCAACTGGTCTTGGACAGAGAGAATTCAAGGTCAACAAAGCTGCTTAATCCAAGAAAAATTTATCTCTTCAACAGAAGGCAAGGATCCAGAGATCGTCCAATACTTCGGGACCTCTACACCGCATTCTCGCGATGTTTTACTCCATCATTTGGCAGCGGATCAGCCTTCGCTTGAGAATCCTGTCTTACTCGTTCACGGAGCAAGTCATGATGCTAATGTCGCTTGGGCCGAGGGCTTCACGAAGCAGAAAGGATTATTATACGCCCTACATACCGCGGGACGATCCGTCTTTGCTGTCACGTTTGCTCACCCGCATGGGGATAATATGCTTCAAGCGATACAATTATCTAATGTCGTCAAACGCATTCAAGAACTTTCTCAGAGCGATCGCCTAGACCTCGTCGCTCACAGCAAGGGCGGGATTGTCGCTTTGAGCTACTTAGCGGGTATGGGGGCGTCCTTTGACGCCGCTGTTGAAGGGCAGATCGAAAAGGTCATCCTCCTTGGAACCCCAAACCGTGGAATGGATTACCCCTTTCGTCACCTGCTGCCCAATTGGTGGGTGAAGTCTACGCAAACAAGCGCTCCCTTAGCAGTAGATTCCATGCTCTGGTTCGGGCAATACATCAATACCACCCCGCATAGTATATACAGAGAAGGAGGGGCCTTCCCTGGGCTGTCCCAGCTCTTATACCGCTGGGATGATCGCTATCCCATCCAGCTAACGGCACAAACTTTGTATCACGGAGGACAAAATTGGCTCATCCACTCCCGAGGCATTGAAACCGCCATAGAAGAAGGTGGAAATTATATGGAGAAATTGCTACAATCCCCAATAGATCGAGATATTGAACTTCATATGCTGGCTGGCGGACACCCTCTGATAAAAGGCTATTGTACAGAGTGGGATGGTCCTAGCGATGGACTCGTTTTTGTGGAAAGCGCTCTGTATAGTGAAGGGATCGTACGAACCCAAGATCAAGTTAAACGAAAAACGGTCTTGCCGTTGGGTCACCTTGACTTGTTATACCATGATACAGCCCATGAGTGGGTATTGGAGGGCCTTGTTCACTAA
- the purU gene encoding formyltetrahydrofolate deformylase yields the protein MRKWNMNEKRARLLISCVDRPGIVAAVSRFLLEHGANIVQSDQYTTDPVRGMFFMRIVFDLEDVDRSLQLIEEQFAQVAEQFDMNWHISAEKKIKRMAIFVSKEDHCLMELLWRWKAGELPVEISMVISNYEDSREAVEAYGIPYFCVPVTPNTKKDAEQKALYLMRDKVDFIVLARYMQILSSDFVSEYHHRIINIHHSFLPAFIGANPYKRAFERGVKLIGATAHYVTNDLDEGPIIEQDVLRVNHRYTVEELKVVGRQAERIALAKAVSWHIQDKVLVHENKTVVFD from the coding sequence ATGAGAAAGTGGAATATGAATGAAAAGAGAGCAAGATTGCTTATATCATGCGTAGATCGCCCGGGTATCGTAGCAGCTGTTTCCCGTTTTTTATTAGAACATGGAGCTAATATTGTTCAATCCGATCAATATACAACCGATCCTGTGCGAGGAATGTTCTTTATGAGAATTGTCTTTGATCTTGAGGATGTTGACCGTTCTCTGCAATTAATAGAAGAGCAGTTTGCCCAAGTTGCAGAACAGTTTGATATGAATTGGCATATTTCTGCTGAGAAAAAAATCAAGAGAATGGCGATCTTTGTTTCGAAGGAAGATCATTGTTTGATGGAGTTGCTATGGCGTTGGAAGGCTGGTGAACTGCCAGTGGAGATTTCGATGGTGATTAGCAACTATGAAGATTCACGGGAAGCGGTTGAAGCCTACGGTATTCCTTACTTTTGTGTTCCCGTGACACCGAACACGAAAAAGGACGCTGAACAAAAGGCTCTCTATCTCATGAGAGATAAAGTAGACTTTATCGTTTTGGCCAGATATATGCAGATTTTATCTTCAGATTTTGTATCCGAGTATCATCACCGAATTATTAATATCCATCACTCCTTCCTGCCGGCTTTCATTGGAGCGAATCCTTATAAGAGAGCTTTTGAGCGAGGGGTAAAATTAATTGGTGCGACGGCTCACTATGTGACGAATGATTTGGATGAAGGTCCAATTATTGAACAGGATGTTCTTCGTGTAAACCATCGCTATACGGTTGAAGAACTAAAGGTCGTAGGACGTCAAGCTGAGCGTATTGCCTTGGCCAAAGCGGTATCTTGGCATATCCAGGACAAAGTGCTCGTGCACGAAAATAAAACCGTCGTATTCGACTAA
- a CDS encoding lytic transglycosylase domain-containing protein — translation MTMGVSGASSQLPISTNGVKSQGSTGEAPESSTFQELVDKHLDEIGRAQVAFDQYRKQGRHDLAGGAHQWAQKQRVALQHLGLQPELYQVGVDLSQRFTNQYPAEVATSYDPAQQGRILRADHQLWMEKVNQAYGNSSFVPVSTATPTVEPTPAVVQLKSPEVVTEPSKISPPPPPPVEQKPLVKKEGPLNTAPPKVKDYIERVAKEVNVDPNLLAAIAHNESGFRLSARSSAGAIGLFQLMPSTAKELGVNPHDPYQNVLGGAKYIKDKIAKYDGDIRLALAAYNAGPGNVDRAIKKAGNVKDWDVVQAYLPRETQRFVPKVLRSYT, via the coding sequence ATGACAATGGGAGTGTCGGGGGCATCGAGTCAACTGCCTATAAGTACCAATGGTGTGAAGAGTCAAGGATCAACAGGAGAAGCTCCTGAATCCTCTACGTTTCAGGAATTAGTGGACAAGCACTTAGATGAGATTGGACGCGCTCAAGTAGCTTTTGACCAATATAGAAAGCAAGGTCGTCACGACTTAGCCGGCGGAGCCCATCAATGGGCACAGAAGCAGCGGGTTGCTCTTCAACATCTAGGACTTCAGCCGGAGCTTTATCAAGTAGGCGTCGATTTATCCCAACGTTTCACTAATCAATATCCTGCCGAAGTGGCCACATCCTATGACCCGGCTCAGCAGGGAAGAATCCTTCGGGCGGATCATCAGTTGTGGATGGAGAAAGTAAATCAAGCGTATGGGAATTCATCTTTTGTTCCTGTTTCTACAGCAACTCCGACTGTCGAGCCGACTCCTGCTGTAGTTCAGCTGAAATCACCTGAGGTGGTTACGGAACCGAGCAAGATATCGCCACCTCCACCTCCACCTGTTGAGCAGAAGCCCTTAGTCAAGAAGGAGGGCCCTCTGAACACGGCCCCACCTAAGGTGAAAGACTATATCGAGAGAGTCGCGAAAGAAGTCAATGTGGATCCGAACCTATTGGCGGCTATTGCCCATAATGAATCTGGATTTCGTTTAAGTGCACGAAGTTCGGCGGGGGCCATTGGGCTATTTCAACTTATGCCAAGTACAGCGAAGGAATTAGGGGTGAACCCCCATGATCCCTATCAGAATGTATTGGGTGGAGCCAAATATATCAAGGATAAAATTGCGAAATATGATGGGGATATTAGACTAGCCCTAGCTGCTTACAATGCCGGTCCGGGGAATGTTGACCGCGCCATCAAGAAGGCAGGTAATGTCAAAGATTGGGATGTTGTACAAGCTTACTTGCCAAGGGAAACGCAACGATTTGTACCGAAGGTTTTGCGTTCTTATACATAA